The sequence below is a genomic window from Rudanella lutea DSM 19387.
GTACCCGGAGGTAAAGCGTTACCTGGGACCAATTTTTCGGGGGCATCACGTGCTCAAGCGCGATGAACAGGGGCGCGAGCGGTGTACGGCCTGCGGCCTGTGTGCCGTGGCCTGCCCGGCAGAGGCTATCTCGATGGTAGCGGCCGAGCGCCGGAAAGGCGACGAGGGGCTGTACCGTGAAGAGAAATACGCGGCTGTGTACGAGATCAATATGCTGCGGTGTATTTTTTGTGGCTTGTGCGAAGAGGCTTGCCCCAAGCAAGCGATCTATCTCCGGCATGATCGTTTCGTACCGGTATTTACCGAGCGCGATAATGTAGTTTACGGGAAAGACCAGCTGGTGGAAAAGATGGATGATCGGTACGTGCGCAACAACCCGAACGTTCAGGCTACACCAACTGAGCCAAGTCTGTCGCGGTCAGTGGGATAAAAATCGTTTCGGGGTGCAAGTGCCGTGAGCCGGGGTCTGCCCCAGGCCAACGCTTACACCTCAAACCTGAAACTTTTAGAAATGAACGAACTTTTAGCGCATTTTAAGCAACTGACTCCCACAGGGTACCTGTTCTGGATACTGGCGTTTGTTACGGTACTAAGTGCCATTGTGGTGGTTACAGCGCGAAATCCGATCCATAGCGTACTGGCCCTGATCGCCACGTTTTTTTGTTTATCAGGACATTACGTCCTGTTGAATGCTCAGTTTCTGGCGGCTGTTAACATTATCGTATATGCCGGGGCAATCATGGTTCTCTTCCTCTTCACGATCATGTTTTTGAACCTACGTAAAGAAGACGAAGAATCGAAGACGAGCCTAGCTAAAATTGCTGCCGTGATCGTTGGTGGTACTCTGATGGTCCTGATGCTCGGCATTTTTAAGGCTGCCCAAGTCGGATCGTACAACGCAATAGCGTTCGATGCGAAGACCGGCCTTGTCGAAAATCTTGGTATGGTTCTTTACGGGGATTACTTACTTCCGTTTGAACTCGCATCGGTTCTGTTCCTGGTTGCAATGGTAGGGGCCGTAATGCTGGGTAAGCGCGAAGCCGGTGACCGCCATTTTTAATTCCGTACAGCGCACGAGCGCCCACTCTTTTTAGTTTTTTTGTGACGCCAGTAACCAGATTGTAGGTTGCTGGCGTTTTTGTTAGAAATAACCTGAATGATAAAGAAGAGCACCCCCTTCGTGTCGATAATACTGGTGAGCTATAATTCAGCCAGTTATACAATAGACTGTATCGAATCGATTAGGAAAGAGACAAAGGACGACTCATACGAAATTATTGTAGTGGATAATAATTCGGAGCCTGCCGACCGGGACAGGCTGCTGTCCATTTCAGAAACGGATAAAGTAAAGCTTGTATCGAGTTGTATTAATCTGGGCTTTGCCGGAGGGAATATGCTGGGTGTGCAGCAGGCCCGGCCAGATTCGGAGTACTATTTTCTCCTCAATAACGATACCTTGTTTCGGAACGATGTATGTGGACTCCTCAGTGCTTTTCTGGAAATAAATACACAGGTAGGGGTATGCACACCACAGACTTATAAAGGTGATGGTTCGATGGATCACTCATTCGCGTATTTTCCCTCTTTGGGCATTAATGTGTTAGGGACTGCATTCATGCGGCTTGTAGAACCTAACGCCTACCCAGATAAGAAAAAAGAGTACACAGAGCCGATCACAGTGCCTGTAGTTACGGGAAGCGCCATGTTTATCAGAGGGTCCGTTTTACGGCAGTTGGGTGGTTTAGATACTACCCATTTTTTGTATTGTGAGGAGGAAGATTTCTGCTTGCGGGTAAAGCGGGCGGGTTGGCAATCGGCCCTTGTACCAGCTGCCCAGTTTGTTCATTTCGCGGGCGGAAGTGGTTCACAAAGCTGGACGGTGCGCCGGGAGTTTTACATTTCGCTGTTTCATTATTTCCGAAAGTATCACAGCCCTATTGAACGGGCGGCATTGCGGGTATTCTATGCGCTCAAAAATGCGCGGAAAGTATTCCGTGATCGAGAGTTTGGCCGTTTAGCCTGGTTTATACTTCGTGGAGCGCCTATGGCCGAGAGCCTTCGGTATCGCCAGCAAATACGGTAAGGCCTGAAAGACAACGAGCCGCCGGGAAACTCCCGGCGGCTCGTTGCTTAAATCTGATAAACCGAATTAGTACCCTGTGTTTTGGGCAAATACCGATTTTCCATCAGTTCCTTTGGCACTCCGGTCAATCTGTGTTTGCGGAATCGGGCGTACCACGTGGAAGTCTTTGATGTTGACAGCCGCCTGTGGGTTATACTTCTTCACCCGGTCGACCAGAAGGCCCCAACGCTTAAGGTCAATCCAGCGGGTTTGTTCGCCAGCCAGCTCGCGGGCACGCTCTTCGATGATCAGCTCGAAGGTCATGTCTTTGGCGGCAATGGTCATAGCGTCTTTCTTACCCGGCCAGGCAGCCCGCGTACGGACCATATTGATAGCTGTTACGGCATCAGCAATGTTGTTCGATTGCAGCGAAGCCTCGGCCAACATCAGATAGACATCGGCCAAACGGAACACGAAATAGTCGCGGCTACCGGGCTCGTAGGTCAAGTCAGGGCGTTTGGTATCGAAGAATTTCTGGAGCGTGGGGAACAGCGCTTCGTTATACGCACTGGGCACCAACACCTGATACTTCTTAGCGGCCCGCTGTGCCTTGGTCCATTCAACACCCGGAATAAAGATGGCGGTGTCACCGGCGGCAAACGAAACTTTAGTTTTCGAGTCGTCGAATGAGGCCGCGTTCAGGTTGTTACCAGGGTTATTGCTGAGCCACGTATCGCGGAACGTTTTCTTGTACCGTGAATCGTTGGTGCGATCGGCAAAAACCGTGTTCAACAGGTACGAGGTTGGGCGGAGCCGCTTAAATGGACGACCGTAGAATACATCACGCTTCATACCCGGCTGTACGTCGTACTGCATGCCGAAGAACAGGTGCAGGTTGTTACCACCGTTGGCAGCACCAACGCCGTTGGTCAGGTTTGAAAGCGGGTCAGTGGTGTACTGAACAGCAAAAACGATCTCGCTATTCACCTGATTGTTCTCATCGAACACGCTGGCAAAATCGTCGAGCAGTTTAAAGCCGTAAGCTGTTGTTACGGTTTTGCAGAGCGCGGCTGCTTTGCTGAAATCATCAGCGGCTTTCGATGTCGAATAGCCTTTTGCCAGGTATACCTTTGCCAGTAAGGTTTCGGCTGCGGGGCGGGTTGCCCGGCCATATTCGGCCGATTGCGCCTTTGCTTCCAGATCAACGATAGCCTCATTCAGATCTTTAATGATAGCCGCGTAAATCTCCGATTCTGGAGCCCGCTTGGTCTCCTTGGTGGGAGCCAGCGTTTCGGTAAGCCGCAGGTCAACGCTACCCCATTGCATCAGCAGAATGTAGTAGTAGTGGGCCCGCAAAAACTTGGCTTCGGCCACCCGCGCCTTCTTAACCGCATCGGGTACACCGGCTACGTTGGCAGCACGCTCAATGATGGCGTTACAGGTGTTAATGCCCCGATACAGCTCATCCCAGGTGTTGGCGAGATAGTCGACAGTGGGGTTTAGCTGGCCATCGTAAAAGTGAAAACCTTTGTAACCGCCGTCGGCTCCAGTCGCGTAAATATCGGTGCCGTATTCGGTCATTGTCAGGCCCTGTTGCGTACCGTAGTAGTAGCGGAGCGTCGAGTAAGCCGCTTTCACCGCATCCTGGAAGCCTTTGGCCGTATTTACGTAATCGTTGCCAATGCCCGAAATGACCGTTTCTTCCAGCACATCTTTACACGACTGGCTAAACAACAGCAGTGTTGCCAGGCCAGTAATGCGAATTGAATTTTTTATATTCTTGATTTTCATTGTTTAGTCGCTTAAAAACGTGTCTTGTCAACTTCGTTTTCTGATTAAAACCGGACGTTTTTAGAACTTGGCGTTCAGACCAAAAGTCGTAACCGAAGTTGCGGGTACAATACCGCCTGCGCTTACGTTGAGGCCCGGTACTTCGGGGTCAATGCCATTGTACTTGCTCCGGTATTCTGACCAGATGAACGGCTGCTGAATGCTGGCAAAAAAGCGCAGCGACTCCATTTTGAACTTACGGGCAATTGTGGGGTTGAATGTGTAGCCGAAATTGACGTTCCGGAGTTTCACAAACGTTCCGTCGAAGTACGAAATAGTTGAGTTGTAAACTGGGAACTCCTGATTGCTCTTCGGACGGGGGAACTCGTTGGTCGGGTTGTTGGGGGTCCAGTAATCCACTTTGATTTGCTGGTACCGGCCAGCCAGGGCGTTCCGATCACGGTGGAAATCGCTCCGAAGCAGGTTACCAAACCGACCAAAGAAGAAGAACGAGAGGTCGAAGCCTTTGTAAGCGAACCGGTTGGTGACACCCGCGCTGAACTTGGGTACGTCTGAACCGATAATTACCCGGTCGTCGGCATTGATGCGGCCGTCACCGTTCGTGTCCTGAATTTTGATCTGTCCGGCTTCGCTGGCGAATGATTTGGCCACATCGGCTTCGCTCGTCTGCCAGATGCCCAGTTTCTTGTAATCAAACACGGTGCTCAGCGGACGGCCAATAAACCAGCCGTTACCCACGTCGTCGATTTTACCATTGTACAGCGATACAATAGCCTCGGTATTCTTCATGAACTGAAAATCAGTCGACCACTTAAAGCCAGATGGCGAGTTGATGTTGTACGTCGTGAAGCCGAGTTCAATACCCCGGTTGCGGGTTTCGCCTACGTTACGCGTTACCGAATTGAAGCCGGTAGAGCCAGGAAGCTGATCGGCCAGCAGGAGAGCGGTCGTGTTGGTCTGGTAGAGTTCGAGTGAGCCCTGCAGACGGCCACGCCATAAGCTGAAGTCGAGACCGAAGTTGACCGTCGCCGACGACTCCCAGCGGAGGTCTGGGTTGCCAATGGTGCTGGGCCGATATCCGAATGCAGCGGTTGATCCCCAGGCGTAAGCCGTCCGGCCCAGAAGTCCCTGCGTTTGGTAAGGGGTTACGGCCTGATTACCTACCGATCCGTATCCCGCCCGTAGTTTCAACAGGTCAATCCAGGCTACAGACTTCAGGAAGGGCTCATTATTGATATTCCAGCCGAGAGCAATACCGGGGAAGTTACCATACTTTGTGTTCTCACCGAACCGGCTCGAACCGTCCCGACGAATCGTAGCTGTGAGGAGGTACTTATCGTTGAAATCGTAGTTCACGCGGGCCATGTACGAGTTAATCGTCCACTGAACCAGTTCACTGGCCGTAGCCTGTACCGAGCTGGCGGCTCCCAGGTTGTAGAACTGCTGCGTTTCGGCCGGCACACCCTGCACATCAGTACGGTACCGCTCGAAGTTGTCACGCTGAATAGAGTGGAGCAGCGTTACGTTCAGGTTATGCTTACCGCCAAACGATTTCGTGTAGTTTACGATGTTCTCCAGCGTGTAGTTGAATCCAAAGCGGTTCTCATTCCAGGCTTGTGGGTCACCCAGTTTACGGGCGTTGGTTTGCGAACCAATGAAAACACCCCGGCGAGCCAGCGTGAAGTCAGGGCCAAAGTTAACCCGGTACTTCAGGCCTTCAATGATGTTGGCTTCCGCAAAAATGCTGTTGAACACCCGGTATTTTTTGGTTTCATCAACCTGGTTGCCCGGTATGATTTCGGCCAGCGGGTTGGTCAGCAGGGCGTCGTTCGTTGGCGAGAAAATCAGGTTACCATTGTCGTCGTACGGAACGGCCAGCGGGTTCTGCTGAATCGTGAACTGATACGGGTTAAGCCCTTCGCCATTCCGTTGGCTGTACATGAAGTACGACGAAAGTCCTACTTTCAGCACCTTATTGATCTGATGGTCGATGTTGGCTCGCAGCGAATACCGGGTAAAGTCAAGACCCGCCGAAACGCCTTTATCCTGAAAATAGCCCGCTGACACGTAGAACTGAGTACGGTCGCTACCTCCCTGAATACCGATAGAGTGGTTTTGCATGGAGCCATTTCGTAAAATCAGGTCCTGCCAATCGGTGTTAGTGCCATTGGCAATGCCTTTTGCAACGGCGGGGTCACCACCCAACACGGCTACTTTGGCATCGGCAACTGGGTCGGCAACGCCAGTCGGAACGGGATTACCGTTTGCGTCTTTGTAGCCGCCTGTAGCCCGGTAGGCTTCCCGGACAAACTCGGCGAATTCGGAACCGCTGAAGAGTTCAAGTTTGTCTAATGGTTTTGATACCCCCGCGTAGCCGTCGTACGACACCGTTGTTTTCCCTTTTTGGCCTCCTCGCTTCGTTGTGATCAGAACGACCCCGTTGGCACCCCGCGCCCCGTAAATGGCCGTTGCGGTGGCGTCTTTCAAGACTTCCATCGAAGCCACGTCGTTCGGGTTCATGTCCTCATAACCTGCCGAGAGGGGAATCCCGTCGACTACGTACAGTGGGTCATTGCTGGCACTGAACGACCGGCGACCCCGAATCCGAATAGTGGGTACCGCTCCCGGCCGCGAACCTGCCTGCGTTACGTCGACCCCGGCTACGCGGCCTTGCAAGGCCTGACCGAGGTTCGTAATGGGCATTTCCTGAATTTCTTTTGCGCCTACCGACGTAATGGCACCGGTCAACTGGCTCTTTTTCTGCGTACCGTAACCAACCACAACAACTTCGTTGAGCGTGCGGTCGTCGGCCTCCATTTTAATGTCAATGGTGCTCCGGTTGCCCGCAGCTACTTCCTGGCCAATGAAGCCCACGGAAGAGAAAACCAGCACGGCCTGATTGTTGGGAATCGACAGGCGATAACGTCCCTCGGCATCCGTAGTGGTACCGCGTGTGGTTCCTTTTACGGCTACGTTCACACCAGGTAATCCCTGATTGTCGTCTCCTGAGGTGATACGTCCCGACACGGTCCGCTCCTGGCGGCTGGCTTGTTCGGTAAGGGCTCTGGGTGGAGTACCCGTAACAGCCCAGGCAGGCTCACCTGCCAGCAGTGCCACAAGGCAGGCGGAGGTAAGCCAGTGGGTCTTAACTGGCGTAAACATTAACTTCATAGGAGATGGTATTAAGAATATAAATTTTTGCCATTTTCCCATAAAGAGGGCCGTACTTTCTATCTACTCCATGAGTATTACTCTTTAAGCCGCAATTAATGGAGCGGTCGTTTACTCAGTATCAAATTGGGGAGTTTAGCGTCAATTTATAAGTAGACGTTTCAGAATAAAATGATAATCAATAACTTATAATACACTAAAGAATCTCTCGGATAAGCCCTGGTTAATAAACTGATTGCTAATAAGTAGTAACGTTGTATAGTTAGTTGCTCGATAAAGTATTAAAATGTAGGCTCGCTTACCACAGAGCAGCAGATTGAGCAGGATCTATGGGGAATATACGTGACGGGACAGGGAAAGTAAATCTACCTTGATTCTGACGTTGGCTACTATGGTAAAGGTTTATAAAAGAAAAACGCCCTATGAAACGGGTAGTAATCATAGGGCGTTTGGGTTATTCAACCGAATCATAAATCTGGACCCGGTTCCATAAGTGGCTACAGTCGGCTACAAACTGCAGGTGCGTCGGGTGCTCCTGATACACGTCATGGGCGGCTTTGTCGGTAAACACGAGCGTCAGGGCGAAATCGTAGCTATGGTCGATCACCGGACGGCGCGTTTCGGCCGGGCGACCTACATAAACGGTCGAAACGGCATCAATCGTTTTGAGGGTTTGCAGCCCGGCGTTGAGGGCATCGCGGTCAGCCTCATTTTGGGGGTTCTGAAGCCAGAAGTAAACAGAGTGTACGAACATAAAAGTAAGATATTCTTTAACCAACAATGTATTCAGAAAGCAGGCGCCGGTGCTTGTTAATGAACAACCGGCAGCCAATCGGCCGCCGAATTACGCATTTTTCTCCAATTGCTTCACCACCGTATCGAAGTCTTTAGGATATGGGGCCACAAAGGTTGCGGTTTCACCATTGAGCAGATCAAAGGTGAGCGAGTGCGCGTGCAGGGCTACCCGCTGAATCAGAGGTTGCTCTTCGGTGTCTTTTTTGAGATTAAACTTCCGCTTGATTTTAGACAGGTAAATCGGGGCGCCACCGTAGGTTGGATCGTTG
It includes:
- a CDS encoding NuoI/complex I 23 kDa subunit family protein, translated to MQLTNRSKQVSNKEMTLAEKMYLPAILQGLGITIRHFFQKKPTIQYPEVKRYLGPIFRGHHVLKRDEQGRERCTACGLCAVACPAEAISMVAAERRKGDEGLYREEKYAAVYEINMLRCIFCGLCEEACPKQAIYLRHDRFVPVFTERDNVVYGKDQLVEKMDDRYVRNNPNVQATPTEPSLSRSVG
- a CDS encoding NADH-quinone oxidoreductase subunit J family protein — its product is MNELLAHFKQLTPTGYLFWILAFVTVLSAIVVVTARNPIHSVLALIATFFCLSGHYVLLNAQFLAAVNIIVYAGAIMVLFLFTIMFLNLRKEDEESKTSLAKIAAVIVGGTLMVLMLGIFKAAQVGSYNAIAFDAKTGLVENLGMVLYGDYLLPFELASVLFLVAMVGAVMLGKREAGDRHF
- a CDS encoding glycosyltransferase family 2 protein translates to MIKKSTPFVSIILVSYNSASYTIDCIESIRKETKDDSYEIIVVDNNSEPADRDRLLSISETDKVKLVSSCINLGFAGGNMLGVQQARPDSEYYFLLNNDTLFRNDVCGLLSAFLEINTQVGVCTPQTYKGDGSMDHSFAYFPSLGINVLGTAFMRLVEPNAYPDKKKEYTEPITVPVVTGSAMFIRGSVLRQLGGLDTTHFLYCEEEDFCLRVKRAGWQSALVPAAQFVHFAGGSGSQSWTVRREFYISLFHYFRKYHSPIERAALRVFYALKNARKVFRDREFGRLAWFILRGAPMAESLRYRQQIR
- a CDS encoding RagB/SusD family nutrient uptake outer membrane protein, encoding MKIKNIKNSIRITGLATLLLFSQSCKDVLEETVISGIGNDYVNTAKGFQDAVKAAYSTLRYYYGTQQGLTMTEYGTDIYATGADGGYKGFHFYDGQLNPTVDYLANTWDELYRGINTCNAIIERAANVAGVPDAVKKARVAEAKFLRAHYYYILLMQWGSVDLRLTETLAPTKETKRAPESEIYAAIIKDLNEAIVDLEAKAQSAEYGRATRPAAETLLAKVYLAKGYSTSKAADDFSKAAALCKTVTTAYGFKLLDDFASVFDENNQVNSEIVFAVQYTTDPLSNLTNGVGAANGGNNLHLFFGMQYDVQPGMKRDVFYGRPFKRLRPTSYLLNTVFADRTNDSRYKKTFRDTWLSNNPGNNLNAASFDDSKTKVSFAAGDTAIFIPGVEWTKAQRAAKKYQVLVPSAYNEALFPTLQKFFDTKRPDLTYEPGSRDYFVFRLADVYLMLAEASLQSNNIADAVTAINMVRTRAAWPGKKDAMTIAAKDMTFELIIEERARELAGEQTRWIDLKRWGLLVDRVKKYNPQAAVNIKDFHVVRPIPQTQIDRSAKGTDGKSVFAQNTGY
- a CDS encoding SusC/RagA family TonB-linked outer membrane protein is translated as MFTPVKTHWLTSACLVALLAGEPAWAVTGTPPRALTEQASRQERTVSGRITSGDDNQGLPGVNVAVKGTTRGTTTDAEGRYRLSIPNNQAVLVFSSVGFIGQEVAAGNRSTIDIKMEADDRTLNEVVVVGYGTQKKSQLTGAITSVGAKEIQEMPITNLGQALQGRVAGVDVTQAGSRPGAVPTIRIRGRRSFSASNDPLYVVDGIPLSAGYEDMNPNDVASMEVLKDATATAIYGARGANGVVLITTKRGGQKGKTTVSYDGYAGVSKPLDKLELFSGSEFAEFVREAYRATGGYKDANGNPVPTGVADPVADAKVAVLGGDPAVAKGIANGTNTDWQDLILRNGSMQNHSIGIQGGSDRTQFYVSAGYFQDKGVSAGLDFTRYSLRANIDHQINKVLKVGLSSYFMYSQRNGEGLNPYQFTIQQNPLAVPYDDNGNLIFSPTNDALLTNPLAEIIPGNQVDETKKYRVFNSIFAEANIIEGLKYRVNFGPDFTLARRGVFIGSQTNARKLGDPQAWNENRFGFNYTLENIVNYTKSFGGKHNLNVTLLHSIQRDNFERYRTDVQGVPAETQQFYNLGAASSVQATASELVQWTINSYMARVNYDFNDKYLLTATIRRDGSSRFGENTKYGNFPGIALGWNINNEPFLKSVAWIDLLKLRAGYGSVGNQAVTPYQTQGLLGRTAYAWGSTAAFGYRPSTIGNPDLRWESSATVNFGLDFSLWRGRLQGSLELYQTNTTALLLADQLPGSTGFNSVTRNVGETRNRGIELGFTTYNINSPSGFKWSTDFQFMKNTEAIVSLYNGKIDDVGNGWFIGRPLSTVFDYKKLGIWQTSEADVAKSFASEAGQIKIQDTNGDGRINADDRVIIGSDVPKFSAGVTNRFAYKGFDLSFFFFGRFGNLLRSDFHRDRNALAGRYQQIKVDYWTPNNPTNEFPRPKSNQEFPVYNSTISYFDGTFVKLRNVNFGYTFNPTIARKFKMESLRFFASIQQPFIWSEYRSKYNGIDPEVPGLNVSAGGIVPATSVTTFGLNAKF
- a CDS encoding Dabb family protein yields the protein MFVHSVYFWLQNPQNEADRDALNAGLQTLKTIDAVSTVYVGRPAETRRPVIDHSYDFALTLVFTDKAAHDVYQEHPTHLQFVADCSHLWNRVQIYDSVE